One genomic segment of Micromonospora sp. WMMC415 includes these proteins:
- a CDS encoding UvrD-helicase domain-containing protein, producing MSTGAILRMLDRADKEVMKLTRADIGAVYEFMHKFRHNPENPGLNLKSLNGDARLMSARVNKDYRALLLHIADRDYLLVAVKHRSEVYDDLTRYAYRINRVTGGIEVVDLAPVGDSIVGRVVAPDPEPEPAQKPLFDAYTDTQLLELGVSEPLLPQIRELTTEAELLALLDRAPQLTTDVLFALFDGTPYDDVLKQVTDPVRADDPVDPEDFEAAAERPATQVTSDDEALQAMLGEAFERWQIFLHPTQRKLVERKYNGPARVGGGPGTGKTIVALHRVAHLARQLPAGTDKPILLTTFNRNLAADLRTRLLAVGGQELVARVDIVNIDRLASRVVAEAKAGGSRRVVDDNRVSELWSEFLIEIGESAWDAEFLAAEWTQVILGQVLNSRTEYFKARRPNRGRSLTRAERDQIWQLTERFTTWLDGRGVWTWRQVAQRAARLEMDRVAPGESSGGVYRPRYRHVVVDEAQDLSAAHWKMLRAMVAAGPDDMFLTGDTHQRIYDNHVTLSSLGINIRGRSSRLTLSYRTTRQILADALQIMTGEVYDDLDGGEEDLAGYRSLLRGDRPVFRGAPTWAQERDLIAEQLRSWGNPTDGSVAICVPTRELAADVISRLEADGLPVVEIGPDGPKQPDGVHVGTMHRFKGLEYQRMIIAAVSDGLVPRQMISRYRDTDPKRYQRERQRDRSLLFVAATRPRDELAVFWHGTPSPFLTSRLVQRQLP from the coding sequence ATGAGCACCGGAGCCATCCTGCGGATGCTGGACCGGGCCGACAAGGAGGTCATGAAGCTCACCCGCGCCGACATCGGCGCGGTCTACGAGTTCATGCACAAGTTCCGGCACAACCCGGAGAACCCGGGGCTCAACCTGAAGTCGCTCAACGGCGACGCCCGGCTGATGTCCGCCCGCGTCAACAAGGACTACCGGGCGCTGCTTCTCCACATCGCCGACCGTGACTACCTGCTCGTCGCGGTCAAGCACCGAAGCGAGGTGTACGACGACCTCACCCGGTACGCGTACCGGATCAACCGGGTCACCGGCGGCATCGAGGTCGTCGACCTGGCACCGGTCGGCGACAGCATCGTCGGGCGGGTCGTAGCGCCCGACCCCGAGCCGGAACCCGCGCAGAAGCCGCTCTTCGACGCGTACACCGACACTCAACTCCTGGAGCTGGGCGTCTCCGAGCCGCTGCTGCCGCAGATCCGTGAGCTCACCACCGAGGCGGAGCTGCTGGCACTGCTGGACCGGGCGCCGCAGCTCACCACCGACGTGCTCTTCGCGCTCTTCGACGGCACCCCCTACGACGACGTTCTCAAGCAGGTCACCGACCCGGTACGGGCCGACGACCCGGTCGACCCGGAGGACTTCGAGGCGGCGGCGGAACGCCCGGCCACGCAGGTGACGTCCGACGACGAGGCGCTGCAGGCGATGCTCGGCGAGGCGTTCGAGCGGTGGCAGATCTTCCTGCACCCCACCCAGCGGAAGCTGGTCGAGCGGAAGTACAACGGCCCGGCTCGGGTCGGCGGCGGGCCGGGCACCGGCAAGACCATCGTCGCCCTGCACCGGGTGGCGCACCTCGCCCGGCAGTTGCCCGCCGGGACGGACAAGCCGATCCTGCTCACCACCTTCAACCGGAACCTCGCCGCCGACCTGCGGACCCGACTGCTGGCCGTCGGTGGCCAGGAGCTGGTGGCGCGCGTCGACATCGTCAACATCGACCGGCTGGCCAGCCGGGTAGTGGCCGAGGCGAAGGCAGGCGGCAGCCGGCGGGTCGTCGACGACAACCGCGTCTCCGAGCTGTGGAGCGAGTTCCTCATCGAGATCGGGGAGTCCGCGTGGGACGCGGAGTTCCTCGCGGCCGAGTGGACCCAGGTGATCCTCGGCCAGGTGCTCAACTCGCGGACCGAGTACTTCAAGGCACGCCGTCCCAACCGCGGCCGGAGCCTGACCCGGGCCGAGCGCGACCAGATCTGGCAACTGACCGAGCGGTTCACCACCTGGCTCGACGGACGCGGTGTCTGGACCTGGCGTCAGGTGGCCCAGCGGGCAGCGCGCCTGGAGATGGACCGCGTGGCCCCCGGTGAGTCGTCCGGTGGTGTCTACCGCCCGCGCTACCGGCACGTCGTGGTCGACGAGGCGCAGGACCTCAGCGCCGCCCACTGGAAGATGCTGCGCGCCATGGTCGCCGCCGGACCGGACGACATGTTCCTCACCGGCGACACCCACCAGCGCATCTACGACAACCACGTGACACTGAGCAGCCTCGGCATCAACATCCGGGGCCGCTCGTCCCGGCTCACCTTGAGCTACCGCACGACCCGGCAGATCCTCGCCGACGCCCTGCAGATCATGACCGGCGAGGTGTACGACGACCTCGACGGCGGCGAGGAGGACCTGGCCGGCTACCGCTCCCTGCTGCGCGGCGATCGACCGGTCTTCCGTGGGGCACCAACCTGGGCTCAGGAGCGGGACCTGATCGCCGAGCAACTGCGGTCCTGGGGCAACCCGACCGACGGGTCGGTGGCGATCTGTGTGCCGACCAGAGAACTCGCTGCTGACGTGATCAGCCGCTTGGAGGCCGACGGACTGCCGGTCGTGGAGATCGGCCCCGATGGACCGAAGCAGCCCGACGGTGTCCACGTCGGCACCATGCACCGGTTCAAGGGCCTCGAATACCAGCGCATGATTATCGCCGCGGTCAGCGACGGACTCGTGCCCCGGCAGATGATCAGCCGGTACCGCGACACCGACCCGAAGCGGTACCAGCGCGAACGCCAGCGGGACCGGTCGCTGCTCTTCGTCGCCGCCACCCGTCCCCGCGACGAGCTGGCGGTGTTCTGGCATGGAACACCCAGCCCGTTCCTCACCAGCCGGCTCGTCCAGCGACAGCTACCGTGA